One region of Streptomyces capillispiralis genomic DNA includes:
- a CDS encoding HAMP domain-containing protein produces the protein MTSKSAVAADAAPGDQELRQLLAGLTAVRDGDFGTRLPDGADGLMGDIAKVFNGMVDQLSVFTSEVTRVAREVGTEGALGGQAEVPGVSGTWADLTDSVNAMAGNLTAQVRNVAQVTTAVAKGDLSQKITVDARGEILELKNTINTMVDQLSAFADEVTRVAREVGTEGRLGGQADVQGVKGTWRDLTHSVNFMAGNLTGQVRNIALVATAVAKGDLSQKITVDARGEILELKNTINTMVDQLSAFADEVTRVAREVGTEGRLGGQAQVRGVSGTWKDLTDNVNVMASNLTGQVRSIAQVASAVGRGDLSQRIRVEAAGEVAALADVINTMVDTLSAFADEVTRVAREVGTEGRLGGQAHVPHVAGTWKDLTDNVNSMANNLTGQVRNIALVTTAVARGDLSKKIDVDARGEILELKTTINTMVDQLSAFAQEVTRVAREVGTEGRLGGQAEVEGVSGTWKRLTENVNELAGNLTRQVRAIAEVTSAVAEGDLTRSVNVEASGEVAELKDNINAMVESLRETTRANQEQDWLKSNLARVSGLMQGHRDLSVVAELIMDELVPLVSAQYGAFYLAEDGESGPELRLVGSYGYPDDEARPTRIPFGRTLVGQAARSRRTITVDELPPDYVIISSGLGRVVPTALVLLPIVVEGQVLGVIELASVTPFTQIHHDFLAQLMETVGVNVNTIVANARTDELLTESQRLTAELQERSAELQSQQEELQHSNAELEDKAALLAAQNRDIEAKNLQIEQARQELEARAQQLSLASKYKSEFLANMSHELRTPLNSLLILAQLLAQNPSRNLSPKQVEYAQIIHSAGSDLLQLINDILDLSKVEAGKMDVSPERVELRRLIEYVEATFRPMTMQKSLDFAVTTAPGAPADLLTDDSRLRQVLRNLLSNAVKFTERGRVELRVEPAPDDEVPAGVLRGGPVVAFRVQDTGVGIPEQHLESIFGAFQQADGTTSRKYGGTGLGLSITREIAHLLGGAVTVDSVAGQGSTFTLFLPVARPEFESLLRPAAVSDRTVAGTVVEAPSGQPPAIEAGTGSGRRPRRLLVVEERPRGLLTLVAESVVQDVAGGRGDGTSRPPVDIITAVGAQEAAGALAADPCHCVVLELGMAQEEVTRFLEAVRGDSALASVPVLVHSGHRADAALEEALRSRAAGTALEFLSSLDELRERIALHLAAEEPGDVLSLVRPDEAQRPAPQPVVDGSYDGRTVLVVDDDARNLFALSGILELHGFRVLHAENGRKGIERLVDNPDVALVLMDVMMPELDGYAATAEIRSMPRYAELPIIAVTAKAMPGDREKSLASGASDYVTKPVDAQDLIACVRRWLPA, from the coding sequence ATGACCAGCAAGAGCGCCGTGGCGGCCGATGCGGCACCGGGGGATCAGGAGCTGCGACAGCTCCTGGCGGGGCTGACGGCCGTACGGGACGGCGACTTCGGGACCAGGCTGCCGGACGGCGCGGACGGTCTCATGGGGGACATCGCCAAGGTCTTCAACGGCATGGTGGACCAGCTTTCCGTGTTCACCTCCGAGGTGACGCGCGTGGCCCGCGAGGTGGGCACCGAGGGGGCGCTCGGCGGGCAGGCCGAGGTGCCGGGGGTCTCGGGCACCTGGGCCGATCTGACGGACTCGGTGAACGCCATGGCGGGCAATCTGACCGCCCAGGTCCGCAACGTGGCCCAGGTCACGACGGCGGTCGCCAAGGGCGATCTGTCGCAGAAGATCACCGTGGACGCCCGCGGCGAGATCCTCGAACTCAAGAACACCATCAACACGATGGTCGACCAGCTCTCCGCCTTCGCCGACGAGGTCACCCGCGTCGCCCGCGAGGTCGGCACCGAGGGCCGCCTCGGCGGACAGGCCGACGTGCAGGGCGTGAAGGGCACCTGGCGCGATCTCACCCACTCGGTGAACTTCATGGCCGGCAACCTCACCGGCCAGGTCCGCAACATCGCCCTGGTGGCGACGGCGGTCGCCAAGGGCGACCTGTCGCAGAAGATCACCGTGGACGCCCGCGGCGAGATCCTCGAACTCAAGAACACCATCAACACGATGGTCGACCAGCTCTCCGCCTTCGCCGACGAGGTCACCCGCGTCGCCCGCGAGGTCGGCACCGAGGGCCGCCTCGGCGGACAGGCCCAGGTCCGGGGTGTCTCGGGCACCTGGAAGGACCTCACCGACAACGTCAACGTGATGGCGTCCAACCTGACCGGTCAGGTCCGCTCCATCGCCCAGGTCGCGTCCGCCGTGGGGCGCGGCGACCTGTCGCAGCGGATCAGGGTCGAGGCCGCCGGCGAGGTGGCCGCGCTGGCGGACGTCATCAACACCATGGTCGACACGCTGTCGGCCTTCGCCGACGAGGTGACCCGCGTCGCCCGCGAGGTCGGCACCGAGGGCCGGCTCGGCGGACAGGCGCACGTGCCGCACGTCGCGGGCACCTGGAAGGACCTCACCGACAACGTCAACTCCATGGCCAACAACCTCACCGGGCAGGTGCGCAACATCGCGCTGGTGACGACCGCGGTGGCCCGGGGCGACCTGTCGAAGAAGATCGACGTCGACGCGCGCGGCGAGATCCTGGAGCTGAAGACGACCATCAACACGATGGTCGACCAGCTCTCCGCCTTCGCCCAGGAGGTCACCCGCGTCGCCCGCGAGGTCGGCACCGAGGGCCGCCTCGGCGGACAGGCCGAGGTCGAGGGCGTCTCCGGCACCTGGAAGCGGCTCACCGAGAACGTCAACGAGCTGGCCGGCAACCTCACCCGGCAGGTCCGGGCGATCGCCGAGGTCACGAGCGCCGTCGCCGAGGGCGACCTGACCCGCTCCGTGAACGTGGAGGCCTCCGGCGAGGTCGCCGAGCTCAAGGACAACATCAACGCGATGGTGGAGTCCCTGCGCGAGACCACCCGGGCCAACCAGGAGCAGGACTGGCTCAAGAGCAACCTCGCCCGGGTCTCCGGGCTGATGCAGGGGCACCGCGACCTGTCCGTGGTCGCCGAGCTGATCATGGACGAGCTGGTGCCGCTGGTGTCGGCCCAGTACGGCGCCTTCTACCTGGCGGAGGACGGCGAGAGCGGTCCCGAGCTGCGGCTCGTCGGCTCCTACGGCTACCCCGACGACGAGGCCCGGCCCACCCGCATCCCGTTCGGCCGCACCCTGGTCGGGCAGGCCGCGCGCAGCCGCCGCACCATCACGGTGGACGAGCTGCCGCCGGACTACGTGATCATCTCCTCCGGGCTCGGCCGGGTGGTGCCGACCGCGCTGGTGCTGCTGCCCATCGTGGTCGAGGGCCAGGTGCTCGGGGTCATCGAGCTGGCGTCGGTGACACCGTTCACGCAGATCCACCACGACTTCCTGGCGCAGCTGATGGAGACCGTCGGCGTCAACGTCAACACCATCGTGGCCAACGCCCGTACCGACGAGCTGCTGACCGAGTCGCAGCGGCTCACCGCCGAACTGCAGGAGCGCTCCGCGGAGTTGCAGTCCCAGCAGGAGGAACTGCAGCACTCCAACGCCGAGCTGGAGGACAAGGCGGCGCTGCTGGCGGCGCAGAACCGGGACATCGAGGCCAAGAACCTCCAGATCGAGCAGGCCCGGCAGGAACTGGAGGCACGCGCCCAGCAGTTGTCGCTGGCCTCGAAGTACAAGTCGGAGTTCCTGGCCAACATGAGCCACGAGCTGCGCACCCCGCTGAACAGCCTGCTGATCCTGGCCCAGCTGCTCGCCCAGAACCCCTCGCGCAACCTCAGCCCCAAGCAGGTCGAGTACGCGCAGATCATCCACTCGGCGGGCTCGGACCTGCTCCAGCTGATCAACGACATCCTCGACCTGTCCAAGGTCGAGGCCGGGAAGATGGACGTCAGCCCGGAGCGGGTGGAGCTGCGCCGGCTCATCGAGTACGTCGAGGCCACCTTCCGGCCCATGACGATGCAGAAGAGCCTGGACTTCGCGGTGACGACGGCGCCGGGCGCGCCGGCGGACCTGCTCACCGACGACTCCCGGCTGCGGCAGGTGCTGCGCAACCTGCTGTCCAACGCGGTCAAGTTCACCGAGCGGGGCCGGGTGGAACTGCGGGTCGAACCCGCGCCGGACGACGAGGTGCCCGCCGGGGTGCTGCGCGGCGGGCCCGTGGTGGCCTTCCGGGTGCAGGACACCGGTGTCGGCATCCCCGAACAGCACCTGGAGTCGATCTTCGGCGCCTTCCAGCAGGCGGACGGCACGACGAGCCGCAAGTACGGGGGCACGGGCCTCGGTCTGTCGATCACCCGGGAGATCGCGCATCTGCTCGGCGGGGCGGTCACGGTGGACAGCGTCGCGGGTCAGGGCAGCACGTTCACGCTGTTCCTGCCGGTGGCCCGGCCGGAGTTCGAGTCGCTGCTGCGTCCCGCCGCGGTCTCGGACCGCACCGTCGCCGGGACCGTCGTGGAGGCGCCGTCGGGGCAGCCGCCGGCGATCGAGGCGGGGACCGGGTCGGGGCGGCGTCCGCGGCGCCTGCTGGTCGTGGAGGAGCGGCCCCGTGGGCTGCTGACCCTGGTCGCGGAGAGCGTGGTCCAGGACGTCGCCGGCGGCCGGGGCGACGGCACCTCCCGGCCGCCGGTCGACATCATCACCGCCGTCGGCGCCCAGGAGGCGGCCGGTGCGCTGGCCGCCGACCCCTGCCACTGCGTGGTGCTGGAGCTCGGCATGGCCCAGGAGGAGGTCACCCGGTTCCTGGAGGCGGTGCGGGGCGACTCCGCCCTGGCGAGCGTGCCGGTGCTGGTGCACAGCGGGCACCGGGCCGACGCCGCGCTGGAGGAGGCGCTGCGTTCCCGTGCCGCGGGCACGGCGCTGGAGTTCCTGTCCAGCCTGGACGAGCTGCGCGAGCGCATCGCCCTGCACCTGGCCGCGGAGGAGCCCGGCGACGTGCTGTCGCTGGTGCGCCCGGACGAGGCGCAGCGGCCGGCTCCGCAGCCGGTGGTGGACGGCTCGTACGACGGCCGTACCGTCCTGGTCGTCGACGACGACGCGCGCAACCTCTTCGCGCTCAGCGGCATCCTGGAGCTGCACGGCTTCCGCGTGCTGCACGCGGAGAACGGCCGCAAGGGCATCGAGAGACTCGTCGACAACCCCGACGTGGCGCTCGTGCTGATGGACGTGATGATGCCCGAGCTGGACGGCTACGCCGCCACGGCCGAGATCCGCTCGATGCCCCGCTACGCCGAACTGCCGATCATCGCCGTCACCGCGAAGGCGATGCCCGGGGACCGGGAGAAGAGCCTCGCCTCGGGCGCCAGCGACTACGTCACCAAGCCGGTCGACGCCCAGGACCTGATCGCCTGTGTCCGCCGCTGGCTGCCGGCATGA
- a CDS encoding PRC-barrel domain-containing protein: MPIESIWSYAPALGHVVQDQDLTGFTVVARDGTIGHVDRQADHHGMRHLVVDTGVWVFGRSLLVPVGVVADIDPGQRKLTVSCDRAEVKAAPRFRTDSETMDPAYLSAVGDYYHRLPPRESTTG, from the coding sequence GTGCCCATAGAAAGCATCTGGTCGTACGCGCCGGCCCTGGGCCACGTCGTACAGGACCAGGACCTGACGGGATTCACCGTCGTCGCGCGGGACGGCACCATCGGCCACGTCGACCGGCAGGCCGACCACCACGGCATGCGGCACCTCGTCGTGGACACCGGAGTGTGGGTGTTCGGCCGCAGTCTGCTGGTGCCGGTCGGCGTCGTCGCGGACATCGACCCCGGGCAGCGGAAACTGACGGTGTCCTGCGACAGGGCCGAGGTGAAGGCGGCGCCCCGGTTCCGGACCGACAGCGAGACCATGGACCCCGCCTATCTCAGCGCGGTCGGTGACTACTACCACCGGCTGCCGCCGCGCGAGAGTACCACCGGGTGA
- a CDS encoding ATP-binding protein, with protein sequence MSTVPARRAPDTGVDSAAGARAHAEAVVRAHWASEGRTPHHQDMIDLSLVVSELVTNAIRHGAGLAGFDARTTDEGVRIAVHDHSDVIPEAAGGTGALPAPHRGSGYGWPLVIRLAREIDVRRRPGGGKTVSVLVPLRDAPAPGAAAD encoded by the coding sequence GTGAGCACGGTCCCGGCCCGGCGGGCGCCGGACACCGGGGTGGACAGCGCCGCCGGCGCCCGCGCGCACGCCGAGGCGGTCGTGCGCGCGCACTGGGCGTCCGAGGGCCGCACCCCGCACCACCAGGACATGATCGACCTCTCGCTCGTCGTCTCGGAACTCGTCACCAACGCCATCCGGCACGGCGCCGGACTGGCCGGCTTCGACGCCCGGACGACGGACGAGGGCGTACGGATCGCCGTCCACGACCACAGCGACGTCATCCCCGAGGCCGCCGGCGGAACCGGCGCCCTTCCGGCCCCGCACCGGGGCAGCGGCTACGGCTGGCCCCTGGTGATCAGGCTGGCGCGGGAGATCGACGTCCGCAGGCGCCCCGGGGGCGGCAAGACGGTCAGCGTGCTGGTCCCCCTGCGCGACGCGCCCGCTCCCGGTGCCGCCGCGGACTGA
- a CDS encoding ATP-binding protein, with the protein MAPESRRDRTLAAEEITTRVASFPGELHDVTDARLVAEEFLFELARVSAPSAPEHWDDILLVVTELAANAVQYAPGPFQLRLRRTFDGVHVVMHDTSPTEPAPRPFHPHHGAGGIGWHLIHTLCDQVSVVANADGKDIHVFLPW; encoded by the coding sequence ATGGCACCCGAGTCGCGTAGGGACAGGACACTGGCTGCCGAGGAGATCACGACCCGCGTCGCCAGCTTCCCCGGGGAGCTGCACGACGTGACGGACGCACGCCTGGTCGCGGAGGAGTTCCTCTTCGAACTGGCCCGGGTGTCGGCGCCGTCGGCGCCGGAGCACTGGGACGACATACTCCTGGTGGTCACCGAACTGGCCGCCAACGCGGTCCAGTACGCACCCGGCCCCTTCCAGCTGCGTCTGCGCAGAACCTTCGACGGGGTGCACGTGGTGATGCACGACACCAGCCCCACCGAGCCCGCGCCGCGGCCCTTCCATCCGCACCACGGCGCCGGCGGCATCGGCTGGCACCTGATCCACACGCTGTGCGATCAGGTCAGCGTCGTCGCCAACGCCGACGGCAAGGACATCCACGTCTTCCTGCCCTGGTGA
- a CDS encoding AMP-dependent synthetase/ligase: MRDHALAPPSAPHLTGGLADSLFETAARTPALPMIARRTGPASSVWEEITAVEFRDEVVDLAKGLIAAGIAPGRRVAIMARTRYEWTVLCHALWTVGAEVVPVHPTSSRDQVEWILRDSGCVAVLVEDEQGVMTVGSVCAGLPLLRHVWQLDAGALDQLVARGRYLPPATVDSMRRIVLPDSTAVIAYTSGTSGRPMGCVLSHRGLAFICDTLLAGWGHTAAAPGEQGAVLAFLPFSHVYGLMIQGLCVRGGLLMGHEPDISGEALSAALRTFRPTYLYAVPSLLEKIYKNFLRAAQQAGRGALFERAAGTARDFAAAVERQRLSRGPGPGFDLRLQHALYERTVYRKLRAALGGRVRRATSGGSPLNRDLCLFYEGIGIYVHDGYGLTETSGGVTMQPYGREKSGTVGQPLPGTGIRVADDGEILVRGPSVFHGYVGDEAATRAALNGGWLATGDLGRLDSEGYLTITGRKKDVIITSSGKSVAPAALEQRLRMHPLVHQAVVVGDNRPCVGALITLDPEFLADWRAALTLPGDAPAREAREENALREEIARAVAAANSSVSRSESIRVFRVLPQPFDVTNGLLTPSMKLRRDAIVEHYALEIDAMYRSRTRPGRTRPLEESSGWEDVDNVFR; this comes from the coding sequence ATGCGCGACCACGCCCTCGCTCCCCCGTCCGCCCCGCACCTGACCGGCGGTCTCGCCGACAGCCTCTTCGAGACGGCGGCCCGGACCCCCGCCCTGCCGATGATCGCCCGCCGCACCGGCCCGGCCTCCTCCGTCTGGGAGGAGATCACCGCGGTGGAGTTCCGCGACGAGGTCGTCGACCTGGCCAAGGGGCTGATAGCGGCCGGGATTGCGCCGGGCCGGCGGGTGGCGATCATGGCGCGCACCCGTTACGAGTGGACCGTCCTGTGCCACGCGCTGTGGACGGTGGGCGCCGAGGTCGTCCCGGTCCATCCGACGTCCTCGCGCGACCAGGTGGAGTGGATCCTGCGGGACTCCGGCTGTGTGGCCGTGCTGGTGGAGGACGAGCAGGGCGTGATGACCGTCGGGTCCGTGTGCGCGGGGCTGCCGCTGCTGCGGCACGTCTGGCAGCTGGACGCGGGCGCGCTCGACCAGCTGGTGGCCCGCGGCCGGTACCTCCCGCCGGCGACGGTCGACTCGATGCGGCGGATCGTGCTGCCGGACTCCACGGCGGTCATCGCCTACACCTCCGGCACCTCGGGCCGTCCGATGGGCTGCGTCCTGAGCCACCGCGGCCTGGCCTTCATCTGCGACACCCTGCTGGCGGGCTGGGGGCACACGGCGGCGGCGCCGGGAGAGCAGGGGGCGGTCCTGGCGTTCCTCCCCTTCTCCCACGTGTACGGACTGATGATCCAGGGTCTGTGCGTACGGGGCGGGCTGCTGATGGGACACGAACCCGACATCAGCGGTGAGGCCCTGTCCGCGGCCCTGCGCACCTTCCGGCCCACCTATCTGTACGCCGTGCCCTCGCTGCTGGAGAAGATCTACAAGAACTTCCTGCGCGCGGCGCAGCAGGCGGGCCGCGGTGCCCTGTTCGAGCGGGCCGCCGGTACGGCCCGGGACTTCGCCGCGGCCGTGGAGCGGCAGCGGCTGAGCCGCGGTCCCGGCCCCGGCTTCGACCTGCGGCTGCAGCACGCCCTGTACGAGCGCACCGTCTACCGGAAGCTGCGGGCGGCGCTGGGCGGCCGGGTCCGCCGTGCCACGTCGGGCGGCTCGCCGCTCAACCGCGACCTGTGCCTCTTCTACGAGGGCATCGGCATCTACGTGCACGACGGCTACGGACTCACCGAGACCAGCGGCGGCGTGACGATGCAGCCGTATGGGCGGGAGAAGTCCGGCACCGTCGGACAGCCGCTGCCGGGGACCGGGATCCGGGTGGCCGACGACGGGGAGATCCTGGTGCGCGGCCCGTCGGTGTTCCACGGATACGTGGGTGACGAGGCCGCCACCCGGGCCGCGCTGAACGGCGGCTGGCTGGCGACGGGGGACCTCGGGCGGCTGGACTCCGAGGGCTACCTGACGATCACCGGCCGCAAGAAGGACGTCATCATCACCAGCAGCGGCAAGAGCGTCGCCCCGGCGGCCCTGGAGCAGCGGCTGCGGATGCATCCGCTGGTCCACCAGGCCGTGGTCGTGGGCGACAACCGGCCCTGTGTGGGTGCCCTGATCACCCTGGACCCGGAGTTCCTGGCGGACTGGCGGGCGGCGCTGACGCTGCCCGGTGACGCGCCGGCCCGGGAGGCGCGGGAGGAGAACGCGCTGCGGGAGGAGATCGCACGGGCGGTCGCCGCGGCCAACAGCAGTGTGTCGCGCTCGGAGTCGATCCGGGTGTTCCGGGTGCTGCCCCAGCCCTTCGACGTGACCAACGGTCTGCTGACGCCGTCGATGAAGCTGCGCCGGGACGCGATCGTGGAGCACTACGCGCTGGAGATCGACGCCATGTACCGGTCGCGGACGCGTCCGGGGCGCACGCGGCCGCTGGAGGAGTCGTCGGGCTGGGAGGACGTGGACAACGTGTTCCGCTGA
- a CDS encoding DUF6480 family protein, with product MNHISPDPEPERSTGLEPGGGVPPGETPPAESSLPEAGPRETHNPSKGWARGPLAVILALAVLIAAFFLVYALILIL from the coding sequence ATGAACCACATCAGTCCAGATCCCGAACCGGAACGCAGCACCGGCCTCGAACCGGGCGGCGGCGTCCCCCCGGGCGAGACCCCGCCCGCGGAGAGCAGCCTGCCCGAGGCCGGCCCGCGGGAGACCCACAACCCGTCCAAGGGGTGGGCCAGGGGCCCGCTGGCCGTGATCCTCGCCCTCGCGGTGCTGATCGCGGCGTTCTTCCTGGTCTACGCCCTCATCCTGATCCTCTGA
- a CDS encoding glutamate--cysteine ligase 2 gives MRTVGVEEELLLVDPETGEPRAMSAAVLARAARDDADQDVFEKELHEQMLEFATHPQSSMESLHAEIVRCREEAAGHAGKIGCTVAALATSPLPVSPAIGINRRYQWMEEQYGIATREQLVLGCHVHVSVESDEEGVGVVDRLRPWLSVLAALSANSPFWQGKETGYSSYRSRVWQRWPSAGPTELFGSAEQYHRRVADMVATGVILDEAMVYFDARLSERYPTVEIRVSDVCLHAETAGLIATLARALVDTAAREWKDGRKPLDAGVSLLRLAAWQAARSGLTGELLHPETMRRMPAEAVVRALLDHVGEALEANGDLERAREGCARLLREGNGAQVQRDLLERTGSLRDVVTECVRHTQA, from the coding sequence GTGCGCACTGTCGGTGTGGAGGAAGAACTCCTCCTGGTCGATCCGGAGACGGGTGAACCCAGGGCGATGTCCGCGGCGGTGCTCGCGCGGGCCGCCCGGGACGACGCGGACCAGGACGTGTTCGAGAAGGAACTGCACGAGCAGATGCTGGAGTTCGCCACGCATCCGCAGTCGTCCATGGAGAGCCTGCACGCGGAGATCGTGCGCTGCCGCGAGGAGGCCGCCGGCCATGCCGGGAAGATCGGCTGCACGGTCGCCGCGCTCGCGACCTCCCCGCTGCCGGTCAGTCCCGCCATCGGTATCAACCGGCGCTACCAGTGGATGGAGGAGCAGTACGGCATAGCCACCCGGGAACAGCTGGTCCTGGGCTGCCACGTCCACGTCTCCGTGGAGTCCGACGAGGAGGGCGTCGGCGTCGTGGACCGGCTGCGGCCCTGGCTGTCGGTGCTGGCGGCGCTCAGCGCCAACTCGCCGTTCTGGCAGGGCAAGGAGACGGGGTACAGCAGCTACCGCAGCCGGGTCTGGCAGCGCTGGCCGTCGGCCGGTCCGACGGAGCTCTTCGGCTCGGCCGAGCAGTACCACCGGCGGGTCGCGGACATGGTGGCCACCGGCGTCATCCTGGACGAGGCGATGGTGTACTTCGACGCGCGCCTGTCCGAGCGGTACCCGACGGTGGAGATCCGGGTCTCCGACGTCTGTCTGCACGCGGAGACGGCGGGGCTGATCGCCACCCTCGCCCGCGCGCTGGTGGACACCGCGGCGCGCGAGTGGAAGGACGGCCGCAAGCCGCTGGACGCGGGCGTGAGCCTGCTGCGGCTGGCCGCCTGGCAGGCGGCCCGCTCCGGTCTGACGGGCGAACTGCTCCACCCCGAGACCATGCGCCGGATGCCCGCCGAGGCGGTCGTCCGCGCCCTGCTCGACCACGTCGGCGAGGCGCTGGAGGCCAACGGCGACCTGGAGCGGGCCCGCGAGGGCTGCGCGCGGCTGCTGCGCGAGGGCAACGGGGCCCAGGTGCAGCGGGACCTGCTGGAGCGCACGGGGAGCCTGCGCGATGTCGTCACGGAGTGCGTGCGGCACACCCAGGCGTAG
- the glgB gene encoding 1,4-alpha-glucan branching enzyme — MALRDTPLPESAGPAPSAPDGPVHGTAPPLDPADRGRLLAGAHHDPHALLGAHPVPGGIAFRALRPFAREVGVVVDGERTPLVSEGDGLFSAVLPLDAIPAYTLAVAYGDDEAVETHDPYRFLPALGELDLHLIGEGRHEELWTALGAHPMTHQGVTGTRFTVWAPNAQGVRVAADFTHWDGTAFPMRSLGSSGVWELFLPGVGEGTCYKFEIHSRYGHRFLKADPMARRTEEPPNTASVVTSSRYAWGDGEWMARRAATPLHEAPFSVYEVHLPSWRPGLTYRQLAEQLPAYVKDLGFTHVELMPVAEHPFGPSWGYQVTGFYAPTARLGTPDDFRYLVDALHRAGIGVIMDWVPAHFPKDDWALARFDGDPLYEPGDSRRAEHPDWGTYTFDFARTEVRNFLVANAVYWCQEFHIDGLRVDAVASMLYLDYSREDGQWEPNAYGGREDLAAMAFLQEMNATVYRRCPGVVTIAEESTAWGGVTRPTDTGGLGFGFKWNMGWMHDSLEYVSHEPVHRKYHHHEMTFAMVYAYSENYVLPISHDEVVHGKQALVSKMPGDWWQRRANVRAYLGFMWAHPGKQLLFMGQEFAQGAEWSEQQGPEWWLLDDGYHSAGDHRGVRDLVRDLNTRYRATPALWQRDTDPSGFRWVSVDAADDNVFAFLRYDVRGRPLLSVSNFSPVVRHDYELDAGDDVTAWQEVLNTDAAHYGGGDVTHPDPVKPEDGRVRLTLPPLATVWLTPVDL, encoded by the coding sequence GTGGCCCTGCGTGACACCCCGCTTCCCGAATCGGCCGGGCCCGCCCCGTCCGCCCCCGACGGCCCGGTCCACGGGACCGCGCCGCCCCTCGACCCGGCCGACCGGGGGCGCCTGCTGGCGGGCGCCCACCACGATCCGCACGCGCTGCTCGGCGCCCATCCGGTGCCCGGCGGCATCGCGTTCCGGGCGCTGCGCCCCTTCGCGCGCGAGGTGGGCGTGGTCGTCGACGGCGAGCGCACCCCGCTCGTCTCGGAGGGCGACGGCCTCTTCTCCGCCGTGCTCCCGCTGGACGCGATCCCCGCGTACACCCTGGCGGTGGCCTACGGGGACGACGAGGCCGTGGAGACGCACGACCCGTACCGCTTCCTGCCCGCGCTCGGCGAGCTGGACCTGCACCTGATCGGCGAGGGCCGGCACGAGGAACTGTGGACGGCGCTCGGCGCCCACCCCATGACGCACCAGGGCGTCACCGGCACCCGCTTCACGGTGTGGGCGCCCAACGCGCAGGGGGTGCGGGTCGCCGCGGACTTCACCCACTGGGACGGCACGGCGTTCCCGATGCGCTCGCTCGGCTCGTCCGGGGTGTGGGAGCTGTTCCTGCCGGGCGTCGGCGAGGGCACCTGCTACAAGTTCGAGATCCACTCCCGCTACGGCCACCGGTTCCTCAAGGCCGACCCGATGGCCCGCCGCACGGAGGAACCGCCGAACACGGCGTCCGTCGTCACCTCCTCGCGGTACGCGTGGGGCGACGGGGAGTGGATGGCGCGGCGGGCCGCGACGCCCCTGCACGAGGCGCCGTTCTCGGTGTACGAGGTGCACCTGCCGTCCTGGCGACCGGGCCTGACGTACCGTCAGCTGGCCGAGCAGCTGCCCGCGTACGTCAAGGACCTCGGCTTCACCCACGTCGAGCTGATGCCGGTCGCCGAGCACCCCTTCGGCCCGTCCTGGGGCTACCAGGTCACCGGGTTCTACGCGCCCACGGCCCGCCTCGGCACCCCCGACGACTTCCGGTACCTGGTCGACGCCCTGCACCGGGCCGGGATCGGCGTGATCATGGACTGGGTGCCGGCGCACTTCCCCAAGGACGACTGGGCGCTGGCCCGGTTCGACGGTGACCCGCTGTACGAGCCCGGGGACTCCCGGCGCGCGGAGCACCCCGACTGGGGGACGTACACCTTCGACTTCGCGCGCACCGAGGTGCGCAACTTCCTGGTCGCGAACGCCGTGTACTGGTGCCAGGAGTTCCACATCGACGGCCTGCGGGTGGACGCGGTCGCCTCCATGCTCTACCTCGACTACTCGCGCGAGGACGGCCAGTGGGAGCCCAACGCGTACGGCGGCCGGGAGGACCTGGCGGCGATGGCGTTCCTCCAGGAGATGAACGCCACCGTGTACCGGCGCTGCCCCGGGGTGGTGACGATCGCCGAGGAGTCGACGGCGTGGGGCGGGGTGACCCGGCCCACCGACACCGGCGGCCTCGGGTTCGGCTTCAAGTGGAACATGGGCTGGATGCACGACTCGCTGGAGTACGTCTCCCACGAGCCGGTGCACCGCAAGTACCACCACCACGAGATGACCTTCGCGATGGTGTACGCCTACAGCGAGAACTACGTGCTGCCGATCTCGCACGACGAGGTGGTGCACGGCAAGCAGGCGCTGGTGTCGAAGATGCCCGGCGACTGGTGGCAGCGGCGCGCCAACGTCCGCGCCTACCTCGGCTTCATGTGGGCCCACCCGGGCAAGCAACTCCTCTTCATGGGACAGGAGTTCGCGCAGGGCGCCGAGTGGTCCGAGCAGCAGGGCCCGGAGTGGTGGCTGCTCGACGACGGGTACCACTCCGCGGGCGACCACCGCGGGGTGCGGGACCTGGTCCGCGATCTCAACACCCGCTACCGGGCGACACCGGCCCTGTGGCAGCGCGACACCGACCCGTCCGGTTTCCGGTGGGTGTCGGTCGACGCCGCCGACGACAACGTCTTCGCGTTCCTGCGGTACGACGTCCGGGGCCGCCCGCTGCTGTCGGTGTCGAACTTCTCCCCCGTGGTCCGGCACGACTACGAGCTCGACGCCGGGGACGACGTGACCGCCTGGCAGGAGGTCCTCAACACCGACGCCGCGCACTACGGCGGCGGGGACGTCACGCACCCGGATCCGGTCAAGCCCGAGGACGGCCGCGTCCGGCTCACGCTGCCGCCGCTCGCCACGGTGTGGCTCACGCCGGTCGATCTGTGA